A region from the Hypericibacter adhaerens genome encodes:
- a CDS encoding hybrid sensor histidine kinase/response regulator — protein sequence MTMSHGTPILGLSLAYLGLLFVIAHIGERHARSWASSRLAPIVYALSLAIYCTSWTFYGAVGRAVNSGLDFALIYVGPALMILFAQPLMAKIVRVAKRQNVTSIADFLGARYGRSRAVAVLATVIAVMGAMPYIALQLQAVSFTFAALAGESGAAAAKAATPLWQDTALIVSLLMAAFTILFGVRHVQASEQHRGMMMAIAFESLVKLCALLAAGIFVVWQLYDGPHDLMARFDAAALPSDPTSFAPTASWVALTALSAIAFLCLPRQFHVAVVEHHHPRSLPTARLLFPLYMLLINIFVIPIALAGLLLLGPSIDPDLFVLLLPLRAGADWLVSLVFIGGLSAATSMVAIACMALSGMIGNELVMPLLLRRHQPTEGTIGQLALLVRRIAVVAILLAAFAYYRIITGILPLATIGMVSFCAVSNFAPGLVLGLYWRRTHRYGVIGGMAAGFVVWFWAVLWPTIEPDAATAIPPIGPLAWLDPLTRGFVVGFLINLGLTVIGSLWAKPAARDLAQAAAFVSDVEIERRDAIEEAAAAQLDHLRELAARFIGAARADQAFAGQKLSGAAALDFTERLLSGTIGSASARVVVSAARRRGLWLPGTFREMLDEATKAIRYNADLLRRTLDHMGLGIAVFDAEGRLEVWNERFAALTGLDPDRLRIGVTQFDLAHAVPALGVLARQAGAAFQELRLASGAVTELRVDPLSDRGIVVTANDVTDRVGAAEALRDSERRIRIITDNVPVLIAYVDREERYRFANRPYQAVMKLSAQDSEGRRRVAEILDPARYARLKPRIDAALAGRPQSFEIEFPANDAKIEIAHGTYIPHRDERGEVLGFFLLYVDTTDRRRAEAAMRLANESLERRVAERTTELETARARAEEANVDKTRFIAAASHDLLQPLHATRLFLAALAERHPGDDLVAKVELGLGAVDDLLDALLDISKLDSGAVRPERKPVPVGPLLQSLVESFAPVAAQGRVELRLVACDAVVETDPALLRRVLQNFLANAIRYGHVPGRPARVLIGCRRAGRALRIMVIDNGPGIPKASQQEVFKEFIRLDRGEAQGERGLGLGLAIVDRIARMLGHPLRLVSMPGHGAAFSIEVPQAAQSPAARAERTPPLVPARPATGRAAMVVCIDDEAPVREAMSALLGSWGCDVVAVGDADQALATVNGRVPDLVLIDLHLGDDRPDGFAEIGRLRGAWGPRLPAALVTADRDAANLSRARNLGLDVLLKPVKPAQLRALVARYSPTRAA from the coding sequence ATGACGATGTCGCACGGAACGCCCATTCTCGGCCTGTCGCTGGCCTATCTCGGCCTGCTCTTCGTCATCGCCCATATTGGCGAGCGGCATGCGCGGTCCTGGGCGTCGAGCCGGCTGGCCCCCATCGTCTACGCGCTGTCGCTGGCGATCTACTGCACCTCCTGGACCTTCTACGGGGCGGTCGGCCGGGCGGTGAACAGCGGCCTCGACTTCGCGCTCATCTATGTCGGCCCGGCCCTGATGATCCTGTTCGCCCAGCCGCTGATGGCCAAGATCGTGCGCGTCGCCAAGCGCCAGAACGTGACCTCGATCGCCGATTTCCTGGGCGCCCGTTACGGCCGCAGCCGCGCCGTCGCCGTGCTGGCCACGGTGATCGCGGTGATGGGCGCCATGCCCTATATCGCGCTGCAGCTCCAGGCGGTCTCCTTCACCTTTGCCGCCTTGGCCGGAGAATCCGGGGCCGCGGCCGCCAAGGCCGCCACGCCGCTCTGGCAGGACACGGCGCTCATCGTCTCGCTGCTGATGGCGGCCTTCACCATCCTGTTCGGCGTGCGCCATGTGCAGGCGAGCGAGCAGCATCGCGGCATGATGATGGCGATCGCCTTCGAATCGCTGGTCAAGCTCTGCGCGTTGCTGGCGGCCGGCATCTTCGTGGTCTGGCAGCTCTATGACGGCCCCCACGATCTCATGGCGCGGTTCGATGCCGCCGCCCTGCCCTCCGATCCCACCAGCTTCGCGCCGACGGCGAGCTGGGTCGCGCTGACCGCCCTCTCGGCCATCGCCTTCCTCTGCCTGCCGCGCCAGTTCCATGTTGCGGTGGTCGAGCATCATCATCCTCGCAGCCTGCCGACCGCGCGCCTGCTGTTCCCGCTCTACATGCTGCTGATCAACATCTTCGTGATCCCGATCGCGCTGGCCGGCCTGCTGCTCCTGGGCCCCTCGATCGATCCCGACCTTTTCGTGCTGCTGCTGCCGCTGCGCGCCGGCGCCGACTGGCTGGTGTCGCTGGTCTTCATCGGCGGGCTCTCGGCCGCCACCAGCATGGTCGCCATCGCCTGCATGGCGCTCTCCGGCATGATCGGCAACGAGCTGGTGATGCCGCTGCTGCTGCGCCGCCACCAGCCGACGGAGGGCACGATCGGCCAGCTGGCGCTGCTGGTGCGCCGGATCGCCGTGGTCGCCATCCTGCTCGCCGCCTTCGCCTATTACCGCATCATCACCGGCATCCTGCCGCTGGCGACGATCGGCATGGTCTCGTTCTGCGCCGTCTCGAACTTCGCGCCGGGCCTGGTCCTCGGCCTCTATTGGCGACGCACCCATCGTTACGGCGTCATCGGCGGCATGGCGGCGGGCTTCGTCGTCTGGTTCTGGGCCGTGCTCTGGCCGACCATCGAGCCCGACGCGGCCACGGCCATCCCGCCGATCGGGCCGCTCGCCTGGCTCGATCCGCTGACGCGCGGCTTCGTGGTCGGGTTCCTGATCAATCTGGGCCTGACCGTGATCGGCTCGCTCTGGGCCAAGCCGGCGGCCCGCGATCTCGCCCAGGCCGCCGCCTTCGTCTCCGACGTCGAGATCGAGCGCCGCGACGCCATCGAGGAGGCCGCGGCCGCTCAGCTCGACCATCTGCGCGAGCTGGCGGCGCGCTTCATCGGCGCGGCGCGCGCGGACCAAGCCTTCGCCGGGCAGAAGCTTTCCGGCGCCGCGGCCCTCGATTTCACCGAGCGCCTGCTGTCGGGAACGATCGGCTCGGCCTCGGCGCGCGTGGTGGTGTCGGCGGCGCGGCGGCGAGGCCTCTGGCTGCCCGGCACCTTCCGCGAGATGCTCGATGAGGCGACCAAGGCCATCCGCTACAACGCCGACCTGCTGCGCCGTACGCTCGACCATATGGGCCTCGGCATCGCTGTGTTCGATGCCGAAGGCCGGCTCGAGGTCTGGAACGAGCGTTTCGCGGCCCTGACCGGCCTCGATCCGGACCGCCTGCGCATCGGCGTCACGCAGTTCGACCTCGCCCATGCGGTGCCGGCCCTGGGCGTGCTGGCGCGCCAGGCGGGTGCCGCCTTCCAGGAACTCCGTCTGGCCAGCGGCGCCGTGACCGAGCTTCGCGTCGATCCACTTTCCGACCGGGGCATCGTCGTCACCGCCAACGACGTGACGGATCGCGTCGGCGCCGCCGAGGCCTTGCGCGACAGCGAGCGGCGGATCCGCATCATCACCGACAACGTGCCGGTGCTGATCGCCTATGTGGACCGCGAGGAGCGCTACCGCTTCGCCAACCGGCCTTACCAGGCCGTCATGAAGCTCTCGGCCCAGGATTCCGAGGGCCGCCGTCGCGTGGCCGAGATCCTGGATCCCGCCCGCTATGCGCGCCTCAAGCCGCGCATCGACGCCGCCCTGGCCGGCCGGCCGCAGAGCTTCGAGATCGAGTTCCCGGCGAACGACGCCAAGATCGAGATCGCTCACGGCACCTATATCCCGCACCGCGACGAGCGCGGCGAGGTGCTGGGGTTCTTCCTGCTCTATGTCGACACCACCGATCGCCGGCGCGCGGAAGCAGCCATGCGTCTCGCCAACGAATCGCTCGAGCGCCGGGTCGCGGAACGCACCACCGAGCTCGAGACGGCGCGGGCGCGCGCCGAGGAGGCGAATGTCGACAAGACCCGCTTCATCGCCGCCGCGAGCCACGATCTGCTGCAGCCGCTCCATGCGACAAGGCTGTTCCTGGCGGCGCTGGCCGAGCGCCATCCCGGCGACGACCTGGTGGCCAAGGTCGAGCTCGGCCTCGGTGCGGTCGACGACCTTCTGGACGCCCTGCTCGACATCTCGAAGCTCGACTCCGGCGCGGTGCGCCCCGAGCGCAAGCCGGTGCCCGTCGGCCCGCTGCTGCAGTCGCTGGTGGAATCCTTCGCGCCGGTGGCGGCCCAAGGCCGCGTCGAGCTGCGGCTCGTCGCCTGCGACGCCGTGGTCGAGACCGATCCCGCCCTGTTGCGCCGCGTGCTGCAGAATTTCCTCGCCAACGCGATCCGCTACGGCCATGTGCCGGGCCGGCCGGCGCGCGTGCTGATCGGCTGCCGTCGCGCGGGCCGGGCGCTGCGCATCATGGTGATCGACAACGGGCCCGGCATCCCCAAGGCGAGCCAGCAGGAGGTCTTCAAGGAATTCATCCGGCTCGATCGCGGCGAAGCGCAAGGCGAGCGCGGCCTGGGCCTGGGCCTCGCCATCGTCGATCGCATCGCCCGCATGCTGGGCCACCCGCTGCGGCTGGTCTCGATGCCGGGCCATGGCGCCGCCTTCTCGATCGAGGTGCCGCAAGCCGCGCAGTCGCCGGCCGCACGGGCGGAGCGCACGCCCCCGCTGGTGCCGGCGCGACCGGCGACCGGCCGTGCGGCGATGGTGGTCTGCATCGACGACGAAGCGCCGGTGCGCGAGGCGATGTCGGCCCTGCTCGGAAGCTGGGGTTGCGATGTCGTGGCGGTCGGCGACGCCGATCAGGCGCTGGCCACGGTCAATGGCCGCGTGCCCGATCTGGTGCTGATCGACCTGCATCTGGGCGACGATCGCCCCGACGGCTTCGCCGAGATCGGCCGGCTGCGCGGCGCCTGGGGCCCGCGCCTGCCGGCCGCCCTCGTCACCGCCGATCGCGATGCCGCCAACCTCTCCCGCGCCCGCAATCTCGGGCTCGACGTGCTGCTGAAGCCAGTGAAGCCGGCGCAGCTCCGCGCCCTGGTCGCGCGCTACAGCCCGACGCGGGCAGCGTGA
- a CDS encoding MFS transporter, whose protein sequence is MSAQQGTAGKVGAQGGITDKRLVVFASSLGTVFEWYDFYLYGSLAAIIAKQFFSGVNPTAAFIFALLAFAAGFAVRPFGALVFGRLGDLVGRKYTFLITIVIMGLSTFIVGLLPSYASIGILAPVVLIALRLLQGLALGGEYGGAATYVAEHAAPNRRGYMTSWIQTTATLGLFLSLLVILGVRTWMGEEAFAAWGWRIPFLVSIVLLGVSVWIRLRLNETPLFQQMKAEGKGSKAPLTEAFARWSNLKIVILALLGLTAGQAVVWYCGQFYALFFLTQTLKVDAATANILIALALLIGTPGFIFFGWLSDKIGRKYIILGGCLLAVITYFPVFHGLTHFANPALYAAQASAPVTVVANPDECSFQFNPVGTAKFLSSCDIAKGFLARNSVNYENEAAAAGAVAQIKIGDTVIESFDAHGLAGDDLKAKTDAFNTAVGDAIKAAGYPAKADPAQINYVVVVLLLIYLVILVTMVYGPIAAMLVELFPTRIRYTSMSLPYHIGNGWFGGFLPPVAFAMVAAKGDIYYGLWYPIVVAAMTFVIGLIFIRETKDHRIDVL, encoded by the coding sequence ATGAGCGCTCAACAAGGCACGGCCGGCAAGGTCGGTGCGCAGGGTGGCATAACGGACAAGCGGCTGGTGGTCTTCGCCTCGTCGCTCGGCACCGTTTTCGAGTGGTACGACTTCTATCTCTACGGCTCGCTGGCGGCGATCATCGCCAAGCAGTTCTTCTCCGGCGTCAATCCCACGGCGGCCTTCATCTTCGCGCTGCTGGCCTTCGCCGCCGGCTTTGCGGTGCGCCCCTTCGGCGCGCTGGTGTTCGGCCGGCTGGGCGACTTGGTCGGGCGCAAATACACCTTCCTGATCACGATCGTGATCATGGGCCTTTCGACCTTCATCGTCGGCCTGCTGCCGAGCTATGCCTCGATCGGCATCCTGGCGCCGGTTGTCCTCATCGCCCTGCGCCTGCTTCAAGGCCTGGCGCTCGGCGGCGAATATGGCGGTGCCGCCACCTACGTGGCCGAGCACGCGGCGCCGAACCGGCGCGGCTACATGACGAGCTGGATCCAGACCACGGCGACGCTGGGCCTGTTCCTCTCGCTGCTCGTCATTCTCGGCGTGCGCACCTGGATGGGCGAGGAAGCCTTCGCCGCCTGGGGCTGGCGCATCCCGTTCCTGGTCTCGATCGTCCTGCTCGGGGTCTCGGTCTGGATCCGGCTCCGGCTCAACGAGACCCCACTGTTCCAGCAGATGAAAGCCGAGGGCAAGGGCTCGAAGGCCCCGCTGACCGAAGCCTTCGCGCGCTGGTCGAACCTCAAGATCGTGATCCTGGCCTTGCTCGGCCTCACCGCCGGCCAGGCTGTGGTCTGGTACTGCGGCCAGTTCTACGCGCTGTTCTTCCTGACCCAGACACTCAAGGTGGACGCGGCCACGGCCAACATCCTGATCGCGTTGGCGCTCTTGATCGGCACGCCCGGCTTCATCTTCTTCGGCTGGCTCTCCGACAAGATCGGCCGGAAATACATCATCCTCGGCGGCTGCCTCCTGGCCGTGATCACCTATTTCCCGGTGTTCCACGGCCTCACCCACTTCGCCAACCCGGCTCTCTATGCCGCGCAGGCAAGCGCCCCGGTCACGGTGGTCGCCAACCCGGACGAGTGTTCGTTCCAGTTCAATCCGGTCGGCACCGCGAAGTTCCTGAGCTCCTGCGACATCGCCAAGGGCTTCCTGGCCCGCAACTCGGTCAACTATGAGAACGAAGCGGCGGCGGCCGGTGCGGTGGCGCAGATCAAGATCGGCGATACCGTGATCGAGAGCTTCGACGCGCATGGGCTCGCGGGCGACGATCTCAAGGCCAAGACCGATGCCTTCAACACGGCCGTCGGCGACGCCATCAAGGCGGCGGGCTATCCGGCCAAGGCCGACCCGGCGCAGATCAACTACGTCGTGGTTGTCCTGCTGCTGATCTATCTCGTGATCCTGGTCACCATGGTCTACGGGCCGATCGCGGCCATGCTGGTCGAGCTGTTCCCGACCCGCATCCGCTACACCTCGATGTCGCTGCCCTATCACATCGGCAATGGCTGGTTCGGCGGCTTCCTGCCGCCGGTGGCCTTCGCCATGGTGGCGGCCAAGGGCGACATCTATTACGGCCTCTGGTACCCGATCGTGGTGGCGGCGATGACCTTCGTCATCGGCCTGATCTTCATCCGCGAGACCAAGGATCACCGGATCGACGTGCTCTAG
- the mnmA gene encoding tRNA 2-thiouridine(34) synthase MnmA, with the protein MSGGVDSSVAAALLAQAGYEVVGITLQLYDHGAAVGRKGACCAGQDIYDAKRVADRLGIDHYVLDYESRFRSAVIEEFADSYLAGETPIPCVRCNERVKFGDLLGTARELGAAALATGHYVRRLEGSDGPELHRAVDPARDQSYFLFATTGAQLDYLRFPLGGLEKPQTRAIAERLGLGVAAKPDSQDICFVPSGRYAEVVEKLRPGAAEPGDIVHVDGRLLGRHGGLLNYTVGQRRGIGISESQVDGEPLYVVRLEPARRRLVVGPKAALGITAVRLGAVNWLGSIPAGGEGEAVEVKLRSMSAPVPARLWLDGQGGARVDLDQPQLGVAPGQACVFYRGSRVLGGGWIRRNEPQAEAAA; encoded by the coding sequence ATGTCGGGTGGCGTGGACAGTTCCGTGGCGGCCGCGCTCCTCGCCCAGGCGGGCTACGAGGTGGTGGGCATCACGCTCCAGCTCTACGACCATGGTGCCGCGGTCGGCCGCAAGGGCGCCTGCTGCGCGGGCCAGGATATCTATGACGCCAAGCGCGTCGCCGACCGGCTCGGCATCGATCACTATGTGCTCGATTACGAATCCCGATTCCGTTCGGCCGTGATCGAGGAGTTCGCCGACAGCTATCTCGCCGGCGAGACGCCGATCCCCTGCGTGCGCTGCAACGAGCGGGTCAAGTTCGGCGATCTCCTGGGCACGGCGCGCGAGCTGGGGGCCGCGGCGCTCGCGACCGGCCATTATGTGCGCCGTCTCGAGGGATCGGACGGCCCCGAGCTTCATCGCGCGGTCGATCCGGCCCGCGACCAGAGCTATTTCCTCTTCGCCACCACGGGCGCGCAGCTCGACTATCTGCGCTTCCCCCTGGGCGGCCTCGAGAAGCCCCAGACCCGCGCGATCGCCGAGCGCCTCGGCCTCGGCGTCGCGGCCAAGCCGGACAGCCAGGACATCTGCTTCGTGCCCTCGGGCCGCTATGCCGAGGTGGTGGAGAAGCTGCGTCCCGGAGCGGCCGAGCCCGGCGACATCGTGCATGTCGATGGCCGCCTGCTGGGCCGTCATGGCGGGCTGCTCAATTACACCGTGGGCCAGCGCCGCGGCATCGGCATTTCCGAGAGCCAGGTCGATGGCGAGCCGCTCTATGTCGTGCGGCTCGAGCCGGCACGCCGCCGGCTCGTGGTCGGCCCCAAGGCGGCGTTGGGGATCACTGCGGTCCGGCTGGGTGCGGTCAACTGGCTGGGATCGATCCCGGCTGGCGGCGAAGGCGAGGCGGTCGAGGTCAAGCTGCGCTCCATGAGCGCACCCGTCCCGGCGCGGCTGTGGCTCGACGGGCAGGGCGGCGCCCGGGTCGATCTCGACCAGCCGCAGTTGGGTGTGGCGCCAGGCCAGGCTTGCGTGTTCTATCGCGGGAGCCGGGTGCTGGGCGGCGGATGGATCCGGCGTAACGAACCCCAGGCGGAGGCGGCGGCATGA
- a CDS encoding SCP2 sterol-binding domain-containing protein encodes MSEIEDLTRTLNEKVKLLQPLGYRLKIELDEGGLVLWDGTGSAPVISNEDGAADTTLRMTAANAKALMEGRLDPTLAYMTGKLKVEGKLGVAMKLAAMLGD; translated from the coding sequence ATGAGCGAGATCGAGGACCTGACCCGCACCTTGAACGAGAAGGTGAAGCTCCTGCAGCCTCTGGGCTACAGGCTCAAGATCGAGCTCGACGAGGGCGGGCTCGTGCTCTGGGACGGCACCGGCAGCGCGCCCGTGATCAGCAACGAGGACGGTGCCGCCGACACCACGCTCAGGATGACAGCCGCCAACGCCAAGGCGCTGATGGAAGGCCGGCTCGATCCCACGCTCGCCTACATGACCGGCAAGCTCAAGGTCGAGGGCAAGCTCGGCGTCGCCATGAAGCTGGCGGCGATGCTGGGGGATTGA
- a CDS encoding InlB B-repeat-containing protein, with protein MTTRRMAKRLRPFGVLVAAVFTIAASCTPGSEGQTDNGLPAAQTPVYLSVAVPHLDDSGNKGWTGVGTWPGKPDTYVVLPLTLAPLVRIYFSAPYPSKFHMTATIGIAEPDTTAGFGAVHDQTVDLPEYVGDQQDPTAGYFQLLDVDPQANPPRWHYQIRLPDSVLAANSIAIAISDLSENPAYTGPQQESGPLAFTLDDGGTDVRVVVDIRLDTGEGMVTSDPPGIDCRPTCKFRFRGWTTVTLKVKRREDYTFSGWSGACSGSTTGSCTLTLDGTGKWVTATFGSFLGPECSVHDPYCTEGTQPFPQPNP; from the coding sequence ATGACGACCCGGCGGATGGCGAAACGGTTGCGCCCCTTTGGCGTCCTGGTCGCGGCCGTCTTCACGATCGCAGCCTCCTGCACGCCAGGATCCGAAGGGCAGACGGATAACGGGCTGCCGGCGGCCCAGACGCCGGTTTACCTGTCCGTTGCGGTGCCCCACCTCGATGATTCGGGAAACAAGGGCTGGACGGGGGTCGGCACCTGGCCCGGGAAGCCCGATACCTATGTGGTGCTGCCGCTTACGCTGGCACCCCTGGTGCGGATCTATTTCTCCGCGCCTTATCCTTCCAAGTTCCACATGACGGCGACGATCGGCATCGCGGAACCGGATACCACCGCCGGGTTCGGGGCCGTGCACGACCAGACGGTAGACCTCCCCGAATATGTCGGCGACCAGCAGGACCCCACGGCCGGCTATTTCCAGCTTCTCGATGTCGACCCGCAAGCGAACCCGCCGCGCTGGCACTACCAGATCAGGCTTCCGGACTCCGTCCTGGCGGCGAACTCGATCGCCATCGCCATTTCCGATCTGTCGGAAAATCCCGCTTACACGGGGCCGCAGCAGGAGAGCGGCCCGCTTGCCTTCACGCTCGATGACGGCGGCACGGATGTCAGGGTCGTCGTCGATATCCGGCTGGATACCGGCGAGGGCATGGTGACGAGCGACCCGCCCGGCATCGACTGCCGTCCCACCTGCAAATTCCGGTTCAGGGGCTGGACGACGGTCACGCTGAAGGTGAAGAGGCGGGAGGATTACACCTTCAGCGGCTGGTCCGGGGCCTGCAGTGGCAGCACGACCGGCAGCTGCACGCTGACGCTGGACGGAACCGGGAAATGGGTGACCGCGACCTTCGGGAGCTTCCTGGGGCCGGAATGCAGCGTGCACGATCCCTACTGCACGGAAGGCACGCAGCCCTTCCCGCAGCCCAACCCCTGA